TTTATAGGATATAGATTTTTCAAAGTATTCACTAGCTTGCTTATACTTACCATTTAACTTTAATAATTCAGCTACTTTAATACCATATTTATAAGTATGACGGTAATCTTTTATGTCTTCGAAGTATTTTATGGCAGAATTCAAAAATTTAAGGTCATTAAATTGGAGAAATAGTTGCTTGTATATATTGAAATGATAATAGTATGATTGTAAATTTTTTTTATTTTCAATAAGCTTTAAACCTTTTTCCAACCATATTTGCATATTGTTTTTATCCATTTTTCGTGAGTAAACTTGAATTATGGAAAAAATAGTTAATAGTTGATCTTCTACATCTACTTTTAAATCTAAACTATTCAAATAATACTCAAGGGATAAGTTTAAATCTCCTATTGCGGCAGTTACTGATCCCAGATTTTGATAGATAATAGCATTGTATTTTTCATTATTTGACTCCATCGAAAATTTTAGCGCTTTTAAATAAATTTCTTGAGATTTATTAAGATTTTGAACTTTTTGATATGATATTCCTTCAACTAATAAGCATTCAATAACTCTAGTAAACATCAAATTATCAATAAAGTAGTTAGTTGAAAGTTTAATTTCATTAATACTAGCTAAATATTGATTATTAGCTAACTTAGCTAGGGCATTCATATAATTTAAATCAGCCTTTTCAAAATCATCAAAGTATCTTTGAGGATAAATCAGAATTGTTTGATCAAAAATTAAGCTGGCTAATTCATAATGATGGTTATGGTAATGGTGTATTGCCATACATTTTTTATATAAATACAATTGTAAGTTATCTAAATCAGATTCTTGATTGTTGAAAAGTGAGAGTTCTCTTTCTATTTCTGGTGAAGTTTTATGTAGCATTAATAACATATTCAACACTACTAACTTGTAATCACAGTATGCAGTTCTAGAAGAATAGCGAGATTGTTTTTTTAGTAAATCATTATATTTCTCTTGCGTAAGCTTAATTGATTTTAGCCTTCTTACTTCTTCATATATCTCCAATAACTCCTTTCGATAATCGATATTATCAATTGAATTTTTTTCAGAAATATTTATTTTTATATTTAGTCTCTCTAGTAATAAACTTAAAATTTCTGAGCTAGATTCAACTTGATTATTTTCTATTTTACATAAATAAGATGGAGAACATATCCCTTTAGCTAAGACCCCTTGTTTCATTCCTTGCTTTTTTCGTTCGTGCTTTATAATATTTCCAATCATTTTTCCGCTCCCTTTCATAAAAACATAAATTTTAAGAAATTTTTAAGGTTTTATAGGAGTTTTCAAGAAGATTTCCGCAATCCATTTCCCAACATTTTTTGGTATATTTTCCATCTTTTTAATATTAACATTATTTTACATAAAATGCTTTTTGTTAAGTTTGTTTTATTGATTATAGATTCGAAAGTTTACTTTCGATTTATAATATAAAAATTTTAAAAATTTGAAGGAGGAAGAAAGATGAAAAAGCAGTTATTAGCATCAGGATTGGCATTATCAATATTGGTAGGAGGCGCAGGCTTAAGCTCAAGTTCAGTAGGAGCAGCTCCAATTAATGAAAAAGCGATTACAATTGAGAATTCATTAAAAGACGATGAAGTGC
The DNA window shown above is from Solibacillus isronensis and carries:
- a CDS encoding helix-turn-helix domain-containing protein; protein product: MIGNIIKHERKKQGMKQGVLAKGICSPSYLCKIENNQVESSSEILSLLLERLNIKINISEKNSIDNIDYRKELLEIYEEVRRLKSIKLTQEKYNDLLKKQSRYSSRTAYCDYKLVVLNMLLMLHKTSPEIERELSLFNNQESDLDNLQLYLYKKCMAIHHYHNHHYELASLIFDQTILIYPQRYFDDFEKADLNYMNALAKLANNQYLASINEIKLSTNYFIDNLMFTRVIECLLVEGISYQKVQNLNKSQEIYLKALKFSMESNNEKYNAIIYQNLGSVTAAIGDLNLSLEYYLNSLDLKVDVEDQLLTIFSIIQVYSRKMDKNNMQIWLEKGLKLIENKKNLQSYYYHFNIYKQLFLQFNDLKFLNSAIKYFEDIKDYRHTYKYGIKVAELLKLNGKYKQASEYFEKSISYKNYKILHWEDL